One genomic region from Sphingobacterium sp. UGAL515B_05 encodes:
- a CDS encoding DUF4142 domain-containing protein → MKRIFLTLAIAFSIFAVQSCDNANTDSKKTADSINETKAPENLDDNNTATTPVAVGEDDAKFVTEAASGGMAEVELGKLAKEKGQHVDVKAFGEMMVNDHSKANDELATLAQAKNITLPASLGTDALNLRDELSKKSPGDFDKSYIEDMVKDHEKDIKLFEDASKNLKDAEPKAFVDKTLPTLRNHLNHAKSVKDKLK, encoded by the coding sequence ATGAAAAGAATATTTTTGACCTTAGCAATTGCATTTTCTATTTTTGCTGTCCAAAGTTGCGACAATGCAAATACCGACAGTAAAAAAACTGCGGACAGTATCAACGAAACAAAGGCGCCAGAAAACCTAGACGATAATAATACTGCAACAACGCCGGTTGCTGTCGGTGAAGACGATGCAAAATTCGTTACTGAAGCAGCAAGCGGGGGCATGGCTGAAGTAGAACTTGGGAAACTGGCGAAGGAAAAAGGCCAGCATGTGGATGTTAAAGCGTTCGGCGAAATGATGGTTAATGATCATTCTAAAGCAAATGATGAACTTGCGACGCTTGCACAGGCAAAAAATATCACACTACCAGCCAGCTTGGGTACCGATGCGTTAAATCTGAGGGATGAATTGTCCAAAAAGTCGCCTGGAGACTTCGATAAATCTTATATCGAAGATATGGTTAAAGATCACGAAAAGGATATTAAACTCTTTGAAGACGCTAGTAAAAACCTCAAAGATGCTGAGCCGAAAGCGTTTGTAGATAAAACTTTACCGACACTCAGAAATCACTTAAACCACGCTAAAAGTGTAAAAGATAAGTTGAAATAA
- a CDS encoding DinB family protein, whose translation METILMKEIVQQLKDVEHTDLWIDENFEKKLATVTESTVYKRPIPEMHSVAELMSHLIEWRKEVLSRLKGNPRGLEMNEARNWRTNDELETIGWKKLLEDFWDSQQQVIHFLKDKDDSFLDQPYRYANTDFPHNIKYLLTGLIHHDFYHLGQLGIIIKFLKLKETSM comes from the coding sequence ATGGAGACTATTTTAATGAAAGAAATCGTTCAGCAATTAAAGGATGTGGAGCATACCGACCTGTGGATCGATGAAAATTTTGAAAAAAAATTAGCTACAGTGACCGAATCTACTGTTTATAAGCGTCCCATCCCAGAAATGCATAGTGTAGCAGAACTAATGTCACATCTTATTGAATGGCGAAAGGAGGTTCTGAGCCGTTTGAAGGGAAATCCACGGGGGCTCGAAATGAACGAAGCTAGGAATTGGCGGACGAATGACGAACTGGAGACAATAGGCTGGAAAAAGCTATTGGAAGATTTCTGGGATAGTCAGCAACAAGTTATTCACTTCCTCAAAGACAAAGACGATTCCTTCTTGGACCAGCCCTATAGATATGCGAATACTGATTTTCCACATAACATCAAATATCTCTTGACAGGCCTTATCCATCACGATTTTTACCACCTCGGTCAGCTGGGTATCATCATTAAATTTTTAAAGCTAAAAGAGACTTCAATGTAG
- a CDS encoding STAS/SEC14 domain-containing protein: MINQIKKFMGNALALELLGSFTEPDALLIEQLFEEKLNEGYEHVNILIKVKNMSVIKDMKLKGFFEGELWGIKHFGKIGRCAVVSNSNFMKSIVNIENKMLHLFNSALEERYFDENQLEEALDFIENNNKKN; the protein is encoded by the coding sequence ATGATTAATCAAATAAAAAAATTTATGGGCAATGCGCTTGCATTGGAATTACTCGGATCATTTACAGAACCTGATGCTCTGTTGATAGAACAACTTTTCGAAGAAAAATTGAATGAAGGTTATGAGCATGTAAACATATTGATTAAGGTGAAAAATATGTCAGTAATTAAAGACATGAAATTAAAAGGATTTTTCGAAGGCGAATTATGGGGGATTAAGCATTTCGGAAAAATTGGACGTTGTGCTGTTGTATCTAATTCGAATTTCATGAAGTCAATAGTCAATATTGAAAACAAGATGCTCCATTTATTTAACTCGGCTTTAGAAGAGCGATATTTTGATGAAAATCAGTTAGAAGAAGCATTGGATTTTATCGAAAACAACAATAAAAAAAACTAA
- a CDS encoding RagB/SusD family nutrient uptake outer membrane protein — MKKKILTLIIALATLSSCEKFLDKRDPTATSFDEFFNTEEDLRRVVYSSYLDVFMGPGERRLLFYMLDGRTDNAYARIETDHHMIIANGNMTSNARLAEYYWTLYNKHVGRINTYLANIDIPYVENESIRQKYKAILEALRIWHYFRITEVWGDVPFVLVPVTLEEAIPPVTPKAEILTKLFEMSQDVANRLPENEGTTNAYMFNKYSFKTLVMRYALYNGRYDLAATLAKEIMDSGKYQLHPQYASLFNYQADKTNKEFIIKFDMESHNNSATNSFQHLAPQYKTGNGQSYVVPLKSLVDSYWTLQGRPIDKCPLHSKQEYELNPKLNRDPRYAASIFGQGDLFNKEKIDIYDSKSLFYYQNLRSSRSGYWFKKFVDEADAFRTGGNMHFPLARYAEVLLTYAEAKIMLNNVDELAKSCINQIRQRAGLDMSVADVNLTVKSQQEWIDLVRNERRVEFAGEGLRYSDILRWKTAEAVLNQPALGHIRQGADGKSEVLKIEDRKFLKHQYLWPFHESSFQVEPNLIQNPGY; from the coding sequence ATGAAAAAGAAAATTTTAACCTTGATAATTGCGCTAGCAACGCTGAGTAGCTGCGAAAAATTTCTTGACAAACGAGATCCTACCGCAACATCTTTCGACGAGTTCTTCAATACTGAAGAAGATTTACGTCGGGTAGTCTACAGTAGTTATTTGGATGTTTTCATGGGACCTGGTGAACGCCGCCTGCTCTTCTATATGTTAGATGGTCGCACCGATAACGCCTATGCTAGAATAGAGACAGATCACCATATGATCATTGCCAATGGTAATATGACTAGCAACGCTCGTTTGGCTGAGTATTACTGGACATTATATAATAAACATGTGGGACGGATCAATACTTATCTTGCTAATATTGACATTCCCTATGTAGAAAATGAATCGATACGACAAAAATATAAAGCGATCTTAGAGGCACTACGTATTTGGCATTATTTCAGGATCACTGAAGTTTGGGGCGATGTGCCTTTTGTCCTAGTCCCAGTTACACTTGAAGAGGCGATACCTCCAGTAACGCCTAAAGCTGAGATACTGACCAAGCTATTTGAAATGAGCCAAGATGTTGCAAATAGGCTCCCTGAAAATGAAGGCACCACAAACGCCTATATGTTTAACAAATACTCCTTCAAAACATTGGTCATGCGATACGCTCTTTATAATGGTCGTTATGATCTTGCAGCAACCCTTGCGAAGGAAATAATGGATAGCGGCAAATACCAACTCCACCCCCAATATGCTAGCTTATTCAATTATCAGGCAGATAAGACCAATAAGGAATTTATCATCAAATTTGACATGGAAAGCCACAATAATTCTGCTACAAATTCCTTTCAGCATCTTGCGCCACAATATAAGACTGGAAATGGACAATCTTATGTTGTTCCTTTGAAGTCTTTGGTTGATAGTTATTGGACACTACAGGGGCGGCCCATTGATAAATGCCCCTTACATAGTAAGCAAGAATATGAGCTCAACCCCAAATTAAATCGCGATCCACGTTATGCCGCTAGTATTTTTGGACAGGGCGACCTATTCAACAAAGAGAAAATAGATATTTATGATTCAAAGAGTCTGTTCTATTATCAAAACTTACGAAGCAGCCGATCTGGTTATTGGTTTAAAAAATTTGTAGACGAAGCTGATGCTTTTCGTACGGGGGGCAATATGCACTTTCCTTTGGCTCGTTATGCCGAAGTATTATTGACCTATGCCGAAGCCAAAATTATGTTGAACAACGTAGATGAATTAGCAAAAAGCTGTATCAATCAGATTCGACAACGTGCGGGACTTGACATGAGTGTAGCAGATGTCAATCTAACCGTGAAATCTCAACAGGAATGGATCGACTTAGTTCGCAATGAGCGAAGGGTCGAATTTGCCGGTGAAGGCCTGCGCTATAGTGATATCCTTAGATGGAAAACAGCGGAAGCAGTCCTCAATCAACCTGCATTGGGTCATATAAGACAAGGTGCAGACGGAAAATCTGAGGTACTTAAAATTGAAGACAGAAAATTTTTGAAACATCAATACCTCTGGCCTTTCCATGAAAGTAGCTTTCAAGTCGAACCCAACCTGATCCAAAATCCAGGATACTAA
- a CDS encoding mutarotase, which produces MKNNTSMALTELYDNLFNHSIGQISQGDIEIDRRIDDQGDRRRGLTLLIKPSDEVKGQINLFQDEMRKIDAEQYYQPMTDLHVTVLSIISCYEGFDLNQVHVADFESVIADSIRDVPKTEFLFKGITSSRQAVMIQGFPTGDGLDRLRECLRKNFSSSGLQQSIDSRYKLTTAHMTSLRFRKELQSPAKFAERLEDFRTVEFGAMPIVSLDLVYNDWYQNSSIVQLLNRFTL; this is translated from the coding sequence ATGAAAAATAATACGTCTATGGCGCTGACGGAGCTTTATGATAACTTGTTCAATCATTCCATTGGACAGATCAGTCAAGGAGATATTGAAATTGATCGTCGGATCGATGATCAAGGGGATCGACGCCGCGGTTTGACTTTATTAATAAAACCGAGTGATGAGGTTAAAGGCCAGATAAATCTATTTCAGGATGAGATGAGGAAGATTGATGCGGAGCAATATTATCAACCAATGACAGACCTGCATGTAACAGTACTCTCTATCATTTCATGCTATGAGGGGTTTGACCTAAATCAGGTGCATGTTGCAGATTTTGAGTCTGTTATTGCGGATAGTATCCGGGATGTCCCTAAGACTGAATTCTTATTTAAAGGTATTACTTCATCCCGCCAGGCAGTTATGATACAGGGATTTCCGACTGGCGATGGACTTGATAGGTTGCGTGAGTGTTTACGAAAGAATTTTAGTTCTTCGGGACTGCAGCAAAGTATAGATTCTAGGTATAAATTGACTACTGCACACATGACATCTCTACGCTTTCGGAAAGAATTGCAATCCCCAGCAAAATTTGCAGAGCGATTGGAAGATTTCCGTACGGTTGAATTTGGAGCAATGCCTATAGTGTCACTTGATTTGGTCTACAACGATTGGTACCAAAACAGTAGTATCGTTCAACTATTGAATCGATTTACCCTATGA
- a CDS encoding alpha/beta hydrolase, producing MKTNIFLKSLLCLIIMTTVMQSHSQQIKPTAQGLVPLKNTQVYYEVYGTGKPIVLLHGAFMTIGSNWSQLIPELAKTRKVIAIELQGHGHSPYSDRKFNHAILADDVVGVLDYLKIENSAVLGYSFGGTVAYQFAIQYPERLNELVIISAAYKSNGWMPQINNAFKNMKPALFENSPMQQAYDAVAPDRTKWTKFLEQMISLAQYPFDLGDANIAKISSPVLIIAGDNDGLDKIELIKTYQLLGGLVVGDFGKMPKSQLAIIPGQSHVSLMNQTSILLDFLSGFLK from the coding sequence ATGAAAACCAATATTTTTTTAAAATCATTACTCTGCCTCATTATCATGACTACCGTTATGCAATCACATAGCCAACAGATCAAACCCACAGCCCAAGGCTTGGTACCTCTTAAAAATACCCAGGTATATTACGAAGTTTATGGCACAGGAAAGCCAATTGTACTGTTACATGGCGCATTTATGACGATCGGCTCAAATTGGAGTCAGTTAATACCTGAACTAGCTAAAACCAGAAAAGTGATCGCTATCGAATTGCAGGGGCATGGCCATTCTCCTTATTCGGACCGAAAATTTAATCATGCAATACTGGCAGATGATGTTGTCGGAGTATTAGATTATCTAAAAATTGAAAATTCCGCTGTACTTGGATATAGTTTTGGAGGTACTGTGGCCTATCAATTTGCCATTCAGTACCCAGAGCGCTTAAATGAATTGGTCATTATTTCAGCAGCCTATAAAAGCAATGGTTGGATGCCCCAAATTAACAACGCCTTCAAGAACATGAAACCAGCACTGTTTGAAAATAGTCCGATGCAGCAAGCCTATGATGCGGTTGCACCAGACAGAACAAAGTGGACGAAATTTCTAGAGCAGATGATCTCTTTGGCGCAATATCCATTTGATTTGGGTGATGCCAATATTGCCAAAATATCCTCACCCGTGTTAATAATTGCCGGAGACAATGACGGTCTGGATAAGATCGAACTGATAAAAACGTATCAGTTGTTGGGAGGTTTAGTAGTTGGCGACTTCGGAAAAATGCCCAAATCTCAGTTAGCAATTATTCCAGGACAGAGCCATGTGAGCCTCATGAACCAGACAAGTATTCTTTTAGATTTCCTGAGTGGCTTCTTAAAATAA
- a CDS encoding SusC/RagA family TonB-linked outer membrane protein: MKLTGILLATSMMGAYASSSAQITLHAQNTRIETVLESITKQTGIHFIFKEGLLKNEKATVEITNVSLDKALDQIFKSSTFYYMLHRGTVVIKRKNEDISLPEQSTSGISKLQQQVVKGKVHDNKGNLLSAVSILLKGSNTGTSSNMKGEFQLTLPDGKKGTLIFSAVGFKQLEIPINNKSELNVIMDADEVGLDEVVVVGFSEVDKKHIASSVSQMDMEKIKNRPIFKMQDAFSGTIPGVTMMRGNSMPGSVPGTISIRGISTLQNADPLVIVDGMEQSIHDIDPNQVKSITVLKDAASASMYGSRGANGVIIIETERGQTGQFKVVTNNWFAVNKPIDLPKFVGAVDFMKLRNETLIQQGQAAIYPEETINQYASGELKEVNWLDQVMERTSTAINNNASISGGGGVGTFNLMLGHIKENGLNKIEGTQKFSARFNTNINIADKFVLMADFYAHRLQVDRLLANDDGHGLYKQAWRLNPTQQIFYDSELPEHYILHNNINPIASIKHGGTKNNMYDRSTINLRPKYNINSNLNIEGNVSYMINKSANKQKRLTYKFFDENGAPAAIWGNDVNASQGVSESQLTARMLINFNKELRQHKDKIYLTAGSEVMNYTFTDFREISKASFFGKLNYSFNNRYILELTGRSDGSSKFAPGHRWGFFPSGAFAWNLHNEHFFKPILESGTVNNLKIRASYGLIGNENVAPYLWQESVNTWGWTIRVPNPKFSWEKQKQWNLGLDVNAFKNRLSFTAELYHKNSYDLIYDQFAVPPLTGSNSLESAVNIGAVENNGWELSASWSDKKDDFSYTLGGMLFDNRNRMLKAGYDEDDRLIFKGDNNRIWYKGVPINNYYGFQSDGYFQTQEEVDATPAKMPNSKPGDIRYVDKNQDGIINDEDRSYLADPLPHYNYAINLDFRYKGWDFSALGQGIGKRTGRLIGQEAYPVYVDGNSNDLGAPRVEYVANHWSPGNPNSRFPRLWTGPSPNTLLSDVWLSNAAFFRIKSLQLGYTFPKIGKSIKNFRIYVNAQDVFTFTKWEGLDPERIDVDSPGTNDGNGNYPRMATYSVGLSASIF, encoded by the coding sequence ATGAAACTGACAGGAATCTTATTGGCGACATCCATGATGGGCGCCTACGCTTCAAGCTCCGCTCAGATTACTTTACACGCCCAGAATACCAGGATTGAAACGGTGCTGGAAAGCATTACCAAACAGACTGGTATACATTTTATCTTTAAAGAAGGATTACTAAAAAACGAAAAAGCAACGGTTGAAATCACAAATGTATCACTCGATAAGGCCTTGGATCAAATTTTCAAAAGCAGCACTTTCTATTACATGTTACATCGTGGCACTGTTGTCATCAAACGTAAAAATGAAGATATTTCTCTGCCAGAACAAAGTACATCCGGCATATCCAAACTGCAACAACAAGTCGTAAAAGGGAAAGTACATGATAACAAGGGGAATCTATTGAGTGCAGTCAGCATCTTGCTAAAAGGCTCCAATACAGGAACTTCATCGAATATGAAAGGAGAGTTTCAACTGACACTCCCCGATGGCAAAAAAGGAACCCTGATTTTTAGTGCAGTTGGATTCAAACAGCTTGAAATCCCAATTAACAATAAATCGGAGCTGAATGTTATCATGGACGCTGATGAAGTGGGACTTGATGAAGTTGTGGTCGTTGGCTTTTCCGAAGTAGACAAAAAGCACATTGCATCTTCCGTATCACAAATGGATATGGAGAAAATAAAAAATCGCCCGATTTTTAAAATGCAAGATGCTTTTTCAGGAACGATCCCAGGAGTCACAATGATGCGCGGAAACAGTATGCCGGGAAGTGTTCCCGGCACCATTTCCATTCGCGGAATCAGTACCTTACAAAATGCAGACCCCCTAGTCATCGTCGACGGAATGGAACAGAGCATCCATGACATTGACCCGAATCAGGTTAAAAGCATTACCGTCTTAAAAGATGCCGCTTCAGCCTCCATGTATGGCTCCCGTGGTGCAAATGGCGTTATCATCATCGAAACAGAACGTGGACAGACGGGACAGTTTAAAGTCGTTACCAACAACTGGTTTGCTGTCAACAAACCCATTGATCTTCCAAAATTTGTCGGGGCTGTCGATTTTATGAAATTACGGAACGAGACCTTAATCCAACAGGGACAGGCTGCGATCTACCCCGAAGAGACAATCAACCAATATGCCTCTGGAGAATTAAAGGAGGTCAATTGGCTCGATCAAGTCATGGAACGAACTTCGACAGCGATTAATAATAACGCGAGTATATCCGGTGGTGGCGGTGTCGGTACTTTTAATTTAATGCTCGGCCATATAAAAGAAAATGGCCTCAATAAGATTGAAGGTACTCAGAAGTTTTCAGCCCGCTTCAATACAAATATCAACATTGCCGATAAATTTGTATTAATGGCTGACTTCTACGCACACCGTTTACAGGTAGATCGCTTACTAGCAAACGATGACGGACACGGCCTCTATAAACAGGCTTGGCGCTTGAACCCAACGCAACAAATTTTTTATGATTCTGAACTTCCCGAACACTATATTCTGCATAACAATATCAATCCAATCGCGTCTATAAAACATGGGGGTACAAAAAACAATATGTATGATCGTAGTACCATCAATTTACGTCCAAAATATAACATCAACAGCAATCTAAATATCGAGGGAAATGTCTCCTACATGATTAACAAGTCGGCCAATAAACAAAAAAGACTGACCTACAAGTTTTTCGATGAAAATGGCGCTCCGGCAGCAATTTGGGGGAATGATGTCAATGCCTCACAAGGTGTTAGTGAAAGCCAGCTCACCGCACGGATGCTGATTAACTTCAACAAGGAGCTCCGCCAGCACAAAGACAAGATTTATCTAACGGCAGGGTCAGAAGTGATGAATTATACCTTCACCGATTTTAGAGAAATCAGCAAAGCTTCCTTTTTCGGTAAACTAAACTATTCTTTTAACAACCGCTATATTTTGGAGTTAACCGGACGTTCAGACGGAAGTAGCAAGTTTGCTCCTGGTCATCGCTGGGGATTTTTTCCTTCGGGAGCTTTTGCCTGGAACTTGCATAACGAACATTTTTTCAAACCTATTCTCGAGTCTGGTACGGTCAATAACCTTAAGATACGAGCATCCTATGGACTTATCGGAAACGAAAATGTAGCGCCATACCTCTGGCAGGAATCTGTAAACACCTGGGGTTGGACAATACGTGTTCCGAATCCAAAGTTTTCCTGGGAAAAACAGAAGCAATGGAACCTGGGGCTAGATGTCAATGCATTTAAAAATAGACTATCCTTTACTGCTGAACTTTATCATAAAAATTCATACGACCTTATTTATGATCAATTTGCCGTTCCTCCGCTCACGGGATCAAATAGTCTGGAATCTGCTGTCAACATCGGCGCCGTGGAAAATAATGGTTGGGAGCTTTCAGCAAGCTGGTCAGACAAAAAGGATGATTTTTCGTATACCCTCGGTGGAATGCTTTTTGATAACCGCAATCGAATGCTCAAAGCAGGCTACGATGAAGATGACAGATTGATCTTTAAAGGCGATAATAACCGAATTTGGTACAAAGGTGTTCCAATCAACAATTATTATGGCTTCCAGTCTGATGGCTATTTCCAAACCCAAGAGGAAGTTGATGCAACTCCCGCTAAAATGCCAAATTCAAAACCGGGGGATATCCGCTATGTGGATAAAAATCAGGATGGTATAATCAACGATGAGGACCGAAGCTACCTGGCAGATCCCCTCCCCCATTATAATTATGCAATAAATCTAGACTTTCGATATAAAGGTTGGGATTTCTCGGCATTGGGTCAGGGAATCGGGAAGCGCACGGGCCGCTTGATCGGACAAGAAGCCTATCCGGTGTATGTTGATGGAAACAGTAACGACCTCGGAGCACCACGTGTTGAATATGTAGCAAACCATTGGAGTCCCGGCAATCCAAATAGCCGTTTTCCACGTCTATGGACGGGCCCAAGCCCTAATACGCTACTCAGTGATGTTTGGCTCAGCAACGCAGCTTTTTTTCGCATCAAGTCTCTTCAACTTGGCTATACATTTCCTAAAATCGGCAAAAGCATCAAAAATTTTAGAATATATGTTAATGCACAGGATGTATTCACGTTCACGAAATGGGAAGGTCTGGATCCCGAACGTATTGATGTAGATAGTCCTGGAACAAATGATGGGAACGGAAATTATCCACGTATGGCAACCTACAGTGTTGGACTTAGTGCAAGTATTTTTTAA
- a CDS encoding NPCBM/NEW2 domain-containing protein, which translates to METSIVKIKKNGTPIFLQQMLIILLLTFNQLAHGAIPGSNSTPFQTVKIVYFYPADSKLSSTWKNRLARVLKDISSYYKNELKSFGFHSDGIPFETDNTGFRYHLVQGSKPSNDYTINSGSEIEKEIFEKLASVINPNTEHVLVITSLSHKNENGTYIFHSPYYGRGSASSGLCMVADCELLDPALLTDATNKMTFTEMFATNKECTVGEFNSWYLGGIAHEMGHLFGLPHDNGFPNEFNPKTISLMGEHGSRHYKEEKWGGLQSSKFSRASVFQLSSHPLFTQRPKPLLSKNEFLLQSFKLSQVENTTKLSLHYRTDKVPYGVVALIRPYHVSEYLSNSFTSVVNQRNSAEIDIASLETNIPHEIRMLFLFDNGSVKECRKMVSQSEEGHFLTVNNFGQATVNDLIRVIENDSLDNQKQAKLDVLNRLSLDCEPIDLKTVTTDSICLSDAAWEEASVGWENPARNYYTAESNKLFFLENMGKIYDKGLYAHAPSRYTYKLEKKWRKLKIIGALRDGAQKPEGIQFIIRGNGKTLSSHYIKPNEKHLFTIDIEDVDKLELVTLDETGNNFNAWSIWCTPFLTR; encoded by the coding sequence ATGGAAACTTCTATTGTAAAAATCAAAAAAAATGGTACGCCAATTTTCCTTCAGCAGATGTTGATTATTTTACTGTTAACATTTAATCAATTAGCTCATGGAGCAATCCCAGGAAGTAACAGTACACCTTTTCAAACCGTTAAGATTGTTTATTTTTATCCCGCTGATTCAAAGTTGTCTTCAACTTGGAAAAATCGTCTCGCTCGAGTATTGAAAGATATATCCAGCTATTATAAAAATGAGCTTAAAAGTTTTGGTTTCCACAGTGATGGCATCCCGTTTGAGACAGACAATACAGGGTTTCGCTACCACCTCGTTCAAGGGTCAAAACCCTCAAATGATTACACAATAAATTCCGGAAGTGAAATAGAAAAAGAAATTTTTGAGAAATTGGCATCAGTTATCAACCCAAACACAGAACATGTTCTCGTAATTACTTCATTAAGCCATAAAAATGAAAATGGAACCTACATATTTCATTCACCATATTATGGTAGGGGATCCGCTTCATCCGGCCTCTGTATGGTTGCGGACTGTGAGCTATTAGACCCAGCGTTGCTAACGGATGCAACTAACAAAATGACGTTTACGGAAATGTTTGCAACAAATAAAGAATGTACTGTTGGTGAGTTCAATAGTTGGTATTTGGGAGGAATAGCCCATGAAATGGGGCATCTATTCGGATTACCACATGATAATGGTTTTCCAAATGAGTTCAATCCAAAAACAATATCCTTAATGGGGGAACATGGTAGTCGACACTACAAGGAGGAAAAATGGGGTGGTTTACAATCATCTAAATTTTCCCGAGCCTCAGTTTTTCAATTAAGTAGTCATCCACTATTTACGCAGAGACCAAAACCTTTACTTAGTAAAAATGAATTTCTATTACAATCCTTTAAGTTATCACAGGTTGAAAACACAACGAAACTAAGCCTTCACTATCGCACAGACAAAGTACCCTATGGTGTTGTAGCGTTAATCCGCCCTTATCATGTCTCGGAGTATTTAAGCAACAGCTTTACGTCTGTAGTCAATCAAAGAAATTCTGCAGAAATTGATATCGCATCATTGGAAACCAATATACCCCATGAAATAAGAATGCTGTTTTTATTCGACAATGGATCAGTTAAAGAGTGCCGAAAAATGGTTAGCCAAAGTGAAGAAGGACATTTTTTAACCGTTAACAATTTTGGTCAGGCAACTGTAAATGATTTGATTAGAGTGATAGAAAACGATAGCCTGGACAATCAAAAACAAGCTAAGTTAGACGTATTAAATCGATTATCGCTGGACTGCGAACCTATCGACCTTAAAACCGTTACGACTGACAGCATATGTCTTTCCGATGCAGCATGGGAAGAAGCTTCTGTAGGCTGGGAAAACCCAGCACGAAATTATTATACTGCCGAATCGAACAAATTGTTTTTTCTGGAAAACATGGGTAAGATATATGACAAAGGATTGTATGCGCATGCTCCTTCTCGATATACATATAAGCTTGAAAAAAAATGGCGGAAATTGAAGATTATAGGAGCATTACGCGACGGCGCGCAGAAGCCAGAAGGTATTCAATTTATTATCCGAGGTAACGGAAAAACCCTTTCTTCTCATTATATCAAGCCCAATGAAAAGCATCTTTTTACTATAGACATCGAAGATGTCGATAAGCTTGAACTCGTCACTCTGGATGAAACTGGAAACAACTTTAATGCCTGGTCAATTTGGTGTACCCCATTTCTTACAAGATAA